One window from the genome of Saimiri boliviensis isolate mSaiBol1 chromosome 2, mSaiBol1.pri, whole genome shotgun sequence encodes:
- the LOC120366391 gene encoding small ribosomal subunit protein eS4, X isoform-like, translating into MARGPKKHLKRVAAPKHWMLDKLTGVFAPRPSTGPHKLRECLPLIIFLRNRLKYALTGDEVKMICMQRFIKIDGKVRTDITYPAGFMDVISIDKTGENFRLIYDTKGRFAVHRITPEEAKYKLCKVRKIFVGTKGIPHLVTHDAHTIRYPDPLIKVNDTIQIDLETGKITDFIKFDTGNLCMVTGGANLGRIGVITNRERHPGSFDVVHVKDANGNSFATRLSNIFVIGKGNKPWISLPRGKGIRLTIAEERDKRLAAKQSSG; encoded by the coding sequence ATGGCTCGTGGTCCCAAGAAGCATCTGAAGCGGGTGGCAGCTCCAAAACATTGGATGCTGGATAAATTGACTGGTGTGTTTGCTCCTCGTCCATCCACCGGTCCTCACAAGTTGAGAGAATGTCTCCCCCTCATCATTTTCCTAAGGAACAGACTTAAGTATGCCCTGACAGGAGATGAAGTAAAGATGATTTGCATGCAGCGGTTCATTAAGATCGATGGCAAGGTCCGAACTGATATAACCTACCCTGCTGGTTTCATGGATGTCATCAGCATTGACAAGACGGGAGAGAATTTCCGTCTGATCTATGACACCAAGGGTCGCTTTGCTGTACATCGTATTACACCTGAAGAGGCCAAGTACAAATTGTGCAAAGTACGAAAAATCTTTGTGGGCACAAAAGGAATCCCTCATCTGGTGACTCATGATGCTCACACCATCCGCTACCCTGATCCCCTCATCAAGGTGAATGATACCATTCAGATTGATTTGGAGACTGGCAAGATTACTGATTTCATCAAGTTTGACACTGGTAACCTGTGTATGGTGACTGGGGGTGCTAACCTGGGAAGAATTGGTGTGATTACCAACAGAGAGAGGCACCCTGGATCTTTCGATGTGGTTCACGTGAAAGATGCCAATGGCAACAGCTTTGCCACTCGACTTtccaatatttttgttattggcaAGGGCAACAAACCATGGATTTCTCTTCCCCGAGGAAAGGGTATCCGCCTCACCATTGctgaagagagagacaaaagacTGGCAGCCAAACAGAGCAGTGGGTGA